The nucleotide window TTCTTCTCGGGGTCGTATGGTTCCCAGCGGCTGGCAGGGAAGATGTGCTTGTTCTTCTCATACCAGCTCCTTAGCACCACCTTGCCTGCGTGTGactgaggaagggagaagagccaGGCCTTGTGGCTCGGGGCCACCTGGGGGcctggcttctccacttccccttccctccactgctctttcctcccctggccCAGCGTCCCAGCACCACTGCACCTCATCCTTCTCCACAGTGGCATCGCTGAGCAGCCGCACGTCATCATGAACGTCGAAATTGAAGAGCGGCCCTGCAGGGGAGAAGCAGCCGACTcaccctcaggctgctgccctgATATGTTGGGGGCAAGCTGCTGAGAAGGGGAAGTGGCGGGGCCAGGCACACTCACCACTCTTCCCGCGTGCCTTGGTGACGATGAAATCGTAGAAGCTGTGGTGCtaggggcagagggcaggaaagCCATGGCTGATGACCCATCCCAGCCTctcccacatccttgccaacccGCAAGCTGGAGGCAGGCACAGCTCCACAcactgcacccccagcccaggccaaggccccagagcagagcagaggctgtCCCACAAAGCTCCCAGCATGCCCAAGctcaccacccctcccactgccaccctgcccagagctgtgggaagagagaggggactCACATGAGGTATGATTAAATCCTCCTTGATGTACATGAGCTGCTCCACCCCTGCTGACCTGAGGGAGAAAGTCAGGAGGGTGTGGATGGATGAGGAAGCAGCCCGCCAAGGAGACCAGTGCCAGAGCTGGGAGACAACCCCAACTGCTTTGGGGCAGGCTGCGGGGTTGGGTGAGCACAGGTGTAGCACCCACTGTACTCCATCTCTAGGTTAAAAAGCTAAGGCCAAGACTCCCACCTGAGCTGCACAAGGTGAGAGGAATGGAAGAAGAGTCTTGACCCTCTTCTTAGGAGCATAGCACCAGTATGCCCCCTTCCTACTCAGGGAGTAGTCACCCTTGTGTGCCACAAGCAGCAGCCACCACATGAGGGTTCTGGTACCAGGGCTGGAACTACAGGCtccatgcacacgtgcacacatgctCACACTAACTCATGAGCCCTACCTGAGCTCACTGAAGTCTTTGCGCAGGATCTCAAGCGCCTTCTGCAGGAACTGCTGCATAGTGTTGCCTTTTTTCATCTGCATGAGTGGGCCACAGAGCCAGCACCCAGGATGCCAAAGGGTTGGGAAGGAAACATGAGTCTGTGGAGAAGGGCTCTCAAGAAGGCCCCCTGGCCTCCAGGCCCCTGCCAGGGACCCCAGAACCCTCACTACCATCGCAGGTGGCCaggctcccttccctgctcccctcagGATCCACAGGGGCCACCCCATGAAGGGGCCTGTTGGGTTCCAAATTCAGGCTTGAAGTCCCTCCTCACTGAATCTTAGGAACACAGGTAGTGGGGTGCAAGCCCCACACCACCCACCTTGACTGTCCGCCGGTGCCCAGAGCCATCCCAGTAACTGAAGGTGATTTCAATCTCCTCACCTACAAAGCAGAATTACCACTTGGCCTCCAGAACCACATGTCCCCAGGTTGCACAAGCTCCCTGGGCTcagtccccagccccaggctctcaccaccccagcaccccaggcTGGGCCATGCAGGTCCCACTTGGTGAGCACTCACTTTTGATCTTCTCCTGCTTGGCTTCCCATTCTTGTCGCAGCTCTTCCCGGAGCCGATTCTCCTCCtcctgggagaggaaagggatATAGGCGGGAGACCCAAGGCTGCTCAGAGGGCACACAGGGCCCTACTCCCTGAGTACAAGTCTCTGCCAAGGTCAAGGCCAGGTCTGGGGTCATGCTGCCTTTACCTCGCGGTCACGGTCAGGTAAAAAGCTTGTGTCCACATCTGGGTTCTTCCCCAATTTCCTCTTCTTCATGGAGATCTCTGGAGCTAAAGGAAACACAGGCATCAGCTGCATCCTGGACCTTTATCACTCGGGCCTCagttcaaatgccacctccttgGAGGCTTCCTAGGCCATCCTGGCTGGGAcacactgccctctgctgccAGCCACAGTGGCCTGCATGGTCCTCATCACAGTCCTTAGGTCTATGGAGACCTAAAAAAGGCACCCTTACAAAGGGGTCTTGACCTTGATCTCTACTGCCAGCAGATGGACAAAACAGGCGCTGCATTCTTCTCCCATCAGTTGTGACCTGGAGTaccttgaggatttttttttaagtttcaaacatttattaatcAGTGTAAACCCCAACAGAATACATCAACATGATTCCAtgtatttggggaaaatatttcctGGTTAAGTGGGAAATTGTGTGGATGGCTTCTGGAAGACCTTCATTCTAAGCAGCTTCATACTGAAACATTTCATTTAGAACTCTGGACCTTCTTTCCTCAGTTTGCTGTAATCTACACTCACTGAGTAGAACTTATATTGCTCATTGGGACCCAGCTTGTTCCAGGGTTCTGGGTTATTCTTTTTGTCCCAACAGACATCTGGGTTGAACAATGTCAGGCACATGACATACTGCACTGCCCCAGTAACTCTGGCTCCAATAAATACAAAGAGGGGGATCAACCGCTGCTGGGCCCAGCGCAGCAACAGCCCCAGGTGTGGTGCCCCAACTTGGACTTGGTGTTGGAGCCGCCAGTGTGCTGGTTGGGGAGTGTCAGCTGGTGGGGCAGGCATGTGATGGACACACGCTTGGGAGCCTGGCCCTCACCAtctttgtgttctctctctctgccttgcgCCGACAGGCTGACTCCAGCATTTATTTGTTAACTCCAGGTTcgtccctttccctttccctttcctttcctttccttccctttcctttttccttccttcttccctaactcccttccttccccaggtgaACCATATCTACATTGTCCCTCTGCCCCACTCAGAGGATTGGATGGGTAGGATTCGTTTTGGATGGGTAGGTCCCCCGCTGCACCAGGAGCTGTGTTCATCACAGTCACATATCCGATGtctcatctaatcctcacaacagccacAAAGAAGCATGGCATTCCTTTTCCCATTTGAGAAAACTAAAGCCCAAAGTCCCATGGCTACTGAGATCAGAGCCAAttagaagaagggaaggagaggccaGCTTTGCCAACATCCTGGACTCTGGGACTCACTTTCCCCCATTAGGACATGGATGAACTAGAatggtggttcttttttttttaagattttatttattttagacagagcagaagggagagagaaagaaggggagagaaacatcaatgtgtagttgcttctcatgcaccccctactggggacctggatctggtccacaacccaggcatgtaccctgactgggaatcgaaccagcaaccctttcagtttgcaggccagcactcagctacagagctacaccagccagggcctagaacaGTGATTCTTCAACTTGTTGGTCTCAATATCCTTCATCACTCTTACAAGTTACCACGGACCCCAGAGAGATCTTGTCTGTGGGGGCGGTAGCCATCGATAGTCACCAAATTAGAAATTGAGCCTGAGAAACACTGAACACTCtagaacagaaaaacaatcaCTGTTACCTGTCAGAGTGACAATGCCATGTCACGTGGCCTCTGGAAAACTCCACTGCATATCCAATGAGAGAGTGCAAAAGGCCAAGAATGTCTTTCATGATTATGAATGGTTTTGACTTTGCAGATCCCTCAAAAGGGTCTCAGAGACCCCCAGGGGTCCTGGACCACTCTGAAAAACACAGACCTAGAAGACAAGCCTGCACTCCAGCCTACTGCTCCAAAGCAGGGTTTCTAGGgcttggctgcacattagaatcacccagaatgttttttaaaaaatcccatgcTGGTACCCCATCACCAGGTCCCCAAACCAAAACCTCTGGAGGGAGGGAAGCCCCAGCGGATCCCCGTGATATACAGTGAGGTTGAAGGCCTTCTCCCAGACCTGCGCTGTCCAAAACAATGGTCCCAGTCACACAGATGTGTAGCTTGTATGATGATGTACTGATGGTAACATTTTAAATGCCACCAAATGCCACTAAATGCTTTATGTTACTAAGGAATACTGAGAGTAACTTCACTCGTTTCCCATGCTTTACTGTGGTTCCAGGAGGCTCACAGGCTTTCTCCTGACCGCCTCAGCTTCTCCCATTAAAGCTGTCACACCCGGACTGTCACCACACTGAACAGTGCCACCTTGAACCATTCCTTGGACATCACGCTTTCTAAACCAGCCCAGGCCTGTCACACTGTACCCTTCTGAGTCCTGAAATGTGTCCCTCCTGCCACTCCACTTCGGGGCTCACTCATTTCTCAACTCTACACATTTCTGCAGCCCTCTATCTCTCTGGATATTATTGAAATCCCCCTCATCCTGATGGCCCAATTCAACTGTCCCCCATGGGACACTTTCCCTGAGCCCTGGGttggcccaggccctggcagacTGCATGCTGAACCACGTGATTCCCGTAAGAGAGATAGTGCCCTGCTTTTGTCCGcctgccccggccctggcccagcccagagCAGGTGCATGGCACATGGGGTCCCCATGCTGGCTTCGTCCTCACTCCCCAGCCTTCCCAAGTTGTCCCTATAACCTCTTGTTCTTTCAGCTGAGAACTGCACTGCCCAATTAGTAGCCACTGAATTTCTGTAGCTGTGTCAACTTACActgaaattaaatagaatttaacAATTTGGTGCTGCAGTCACACAGCCCATATGCTCAATGGCCACTTGCCAGCACAGACACGTACATTTCCATCATCATGGAGAGTTCTACCGGCC belongs to Phyllostomus discolor isolate MPI-MPIP mPhyDis1 chromosome X, mPhyDis1.pri.v3, whole genome shotgun sequence and includes:
- the FAM50A gene encoding protein FAM50A, with protein sequence MAQYKGAASEAGRAMHLMKKREKQREQMEQMKQRIAEENIMKSNIDKKFSAHYDAVEAELKSSTVGLVTLNDMKAKQEALVKEREKQLAKKEQSKELQLKLEKLREKERKKEAKRKISSLSFTLDEEEEVGEEEEEEAMYEEELEREAPEISMKKRKLGKNPDVDTSFLPDRDREEEENRLREELRQEWEAKQEKIKSEEIEITFSYWDGSGHRRTVKMKKGNTMQQFLQKALEILRKDFSELRSAGVEQLMYIKEDLIIPHHHSFYDFIVTKARGKSGPLFNFDVHDDVRLLSDATVEKDESHAGKVVLRSWYEKNKHIFPASRWEPYDPEKKWDKYTIR